A single region of the Fusarium fujikuroi IMI 58289 draft genome, chromosome FFUJ_chr05 genome encodes:
- a CDS encoding related to C2H2 zinc finger protein — MASLKNIMNTDDEHVDSSSGTRSVGLTSRPPSTHSHATTLKHPPPSSSSSRNNRSDIPVSSMTSSLDGHPSSPKPNINMTTRRRSNASVDSNEFSYQPGPSSHTPMRPFAGAATGEAHVKLTPITRKISKAKKGVPVHTCNQCPKTFSRAEHLRRHQLSHSAPDLFCPVENCNKTFHRKDLLDRHVQRHTLEEWHPESFEANKSSEQDGQDVKDLKHNRQGSPKTPSLPSADSGPEPGLKMPEVYRHPRAVTANSSSNMVGPWSSVASTSAPHQVYNPPPTVNNSSDSYPIGPNNYVLHTLPTNESFVASYSEPRNMSDMSIISSIPEEAPPDLGWPESSMSSSAPTSTFSTPPDNTRRSQFSVPTTDGSWMTATPAYPNTANDITASLDSNTYPGSYSYTDTPPQAYPSVFGDMDLALPGYSEGPSFSTTNQIPIPTVRSMSPSLAVAQSETLVAVSSLPTSDGVFGLGACSSGPSDGSLLSTPDLMPLSLPAATRDSIPTYLETYWEHVHPKNPIIHKYTYEDVPEEETEHVQVLQCAMAALATQYIPNADHRMKGAQLHAYAWQKSKVFTQAEKWSIPVQQTIALCEYYARFRGRKPHSHQPSARFTALYHRVFNHHHESPSGSSPQDQSVWKIWVAAETQRRLLAACFLLDVHSSRYHQRPYVSAIGLDYTAPDTLPIPLTATTTKSWEAHDPQTWTRLRARKDLRTISSINMSTLSATDVASLPAFDAAILLAAYSLFISCRQNPAHVGVMDGALNFESERMLMLRVFPDSAAASTYLALHYTPLYYLLSVSGQSWVFNKKVTDFNIFAEHQRLLGEWCKSSTAAIATVFAARALSIFLNLKASSDQGEDRKGKSNEQQVVHWKDISDYWGVYVCSLICWAFGIENKQDKDNTKILPKAPKQWILIVADLEPSELQAQNHRSGAQKVVSLVKEVLENDCLGGGNILFADAVNVLKQLERGESARPCPDV, encoded by the exons ATGGCTAGTCTCAAGAATATCATGAATACCGACGATGAACACGTCGATTCAAGTTCCGGAACCCGTTCCGTCGGTTTGACTTCAAGACCACCCTCTACCCACAGCCATGCTACTACATTAAAACATCCaccaccctcctcctcctcctcccgtAACAACAGGTCTGATATTCCTGTCTCATCCATGACATCTTCTCTCGATGGTCACCCATCGTCACCGAAGCCCAATATCAACATGACTACCCGACGCCGCAGCAACGCAAGTGTCGACTCCAACGAATTCTCCTACCAGCCTGGCCCATCATCTCACACTCCCATGAGGCCCTTCGCCGGAGCAGCCACTGGAGAGGCACACGTCAAGTTGACTCCTATAACCAGAAAGATTAGTAAGGCGAAGAAAGGTGTCCCGGTTCACACATGCAATCAATGTCCCAAG ACCTTCTCTCGGGCAGAGCACTTAAG ACGTCATCAACTCAGTCACTCAGCTCCTGATCTATTTTGCCCGGTCGAAAACTGTAATAAGACTTTCCATCGCAAAGACCTCCTCGACCGTCATGTCCAAAGACA TACGTTGGAAGAGTGGCACCCAGAGAGCTTCGAGGCTAACAAGAGTAGTGAGCAAGATGGTCAAGATGTTAAAGACCTGAAACATAACCGTCAAGGCAGCCCGAAAACACCAAGCTTGCCCTCTGCAGACTCTGGACCAGAACCGGGACTCAAGATGCCTGAAGTCTATAGACACCCTCGAGCAGTAACCGCAAACAGCAGCTCGAATATGGTCGGTCCATGGTCATCAGTGGCATCGACATCTGCTCCTCATCAGGTCTACAATCCGCCGCCAACCGTGAACAATTCCTCAGACAGCTACCCCATCGGGCCAAACAACTATGTACTCCATACACTACCAACGAACGAAAGTTTTGTAGCAAGCTATTCGGAACCAAGAAACATGTCCGACATGTCTATTATATCATCTATTCCTGAGGAAGCACCCCCGGATCTAGGCTGGCCTGAAAGctcaatgtcttcatcagcTCCTACAAGCACATTCTCGACTCCCCCGGATAACACAAGGCGCTCACAGTTCTCCGTGCCAACAACGGACGGGTCTTGGATGACCGCGACTCCAGCTTACCCAAATACTGCAAATGACATCACTGCCAGTCTGGATAGCAACACATACCCTGGCTCGTATTCATATACCGATACTCCACCACAAGCGTACCCTTCTGTCTTTGGCGATATGGATCTTGCATTACCTGGATACTCCGAAGGCCCTTCTTTCAGCACCACCAATCAGATACCTATTCCCACAGTTCGTAGCATGTCCCCCTCATTAGCTGTCGCTCAATCTGAGACTTTAGTAGCTGTCTCCTCGCTGCCAACGTCAGATGGAGTTTTTGGATTGGGGGCATGTAGCTCTGGGCCTTCGGATGGCAGCTTATTGAGTACTCCTGATTTGATGCCACTATCTCTCCCTGCAGCAACGAGAGACTCAATTCCGACATACTTAGAAACCTACTGGGAGCATGTCCACCCCAAGAACCCCATCATACATAAGTACACTTATGAGGATGTACCAGAGGAGGAGACAGAGCATGTACAGGTCCTCCAATGCGCCATGGCTGCTCTAGCGACACAATACATCCCTAACGCAGACCACCGCATGAAGGGAGCTCAGCTTCATGCATACGCCTGGCAAAAGTCAAAAGTG TTTACACAAGCTGAAAAGTGGTCAATACCAGTACAGCAAACTATTGCACTTTGCGAGTATTACGCTCGGTTCCGTGGTAGAAAGCCACATTCACATCAGCCCTCTGCTCGGTTCACTGCACTTTACCACAGG GTTTTTAATCATCACCATGAATCTCCTTCAGGCTCTTCGCCCCAAGATCAGTCGGTTTGGAAGATCTGGGTTGCTGCAGAAACTCAACGACGACTGCTGGCTGCCTGCTTCCTCCTGGATGTCCACAGTTCACGGTATCATCAACGACCGTATGTTTCCGCCATTGGCCTGGACTACACTGCTCCGGACACTCTTCCTATTCCACTCACAGCAACAACGACAAAATCTTGGGAAGCACATGATCCTCAAACATGGACACGACTACGGGCAAGAAAGGACCTGAGAACTATCTCAAGCATCAACATGAGTACACTCTCTGCCACTGATGTAGCATCTCTGCCTGCCTTTGACGCGGCAATCTTGCTTGCAGCATATTCATTATTCATTTCGTGCCGTCAGAACCCAGCACATGTTGGCGTGATGGATGGTGCACTGAACTTTGAGTCGGAGAGAATGCTTATGTTAAGGGTATTTCCCGACTCGGCAGCTgctagtacctacctagcccTTCACTACACACCTCTTTACTACCTATTATCAGTATCTGGGCAGAGCTGGGTCTTTAACAAGAAGGTGACGGACTTCAATATCTTTGCGGAACACCAGAGGTTACTAGGCGAATGGTGCAAATCTAGCACAGCTGCGATCGCCACTGTTTTTGCTGCCCGTGCTTTGAGCATCTTCCTGAACCTCAAAGCTTCATCCGATCAGGGAGAAGACAGAAAAGGAAAATCCAACGAGCAACAAGTAGTGCATTGGAAAGATATTTCGGACTACTGGGGTGTTTACGTTTGCTCGTTGATCTGTTGGGCCTTTGGTATTGAGAATAAACAGGACAAGGACAATACCAAAATTTTGCCAAAAGCTCCAAAGCAGTGGATATTGATAGTTGCAGATCTGGAGCCGTCCGAGTTGCAAGCTCAGAATCACCGCAGTGGGGCTCAAAAGGTTGTAAGTCTCGTGAAGGAGGTGTTGGAAAACGATTGTCTGGGCGGAGGAAACATTCTTTTTGCAGATGCCGTGAACGTTTTAAAACAACTAGAAAGGGGGGAATCTGCCAGGCCGTGCCCAGATGTTTGA
- a CDS encoding probable pectate lyase, giving the protein MFILEDGATLRNVIIGPGQTEGLDCKGTCTLENFRPAPPPSVEEVLFTPPIRLFSSTAAALTRSPTFKQGKLVRSCGNCKDNYGPRNVVTDNVAAVNGGVLCGINTNYGDTGTISNACQDSGKNCDLFDNFDYTLKGFNSLTAFPSSHPVFSNFMKDVQINEAQEAIDPVAEFPFEDSFKSATNIKSREKVPS; this is encoded by the exons ATGTTCATTCTCGAGGATGGTGCTACTCTCCGCAATGTTATTATTGGACCTGGTCAAACTGAGGGCCTTGACTGTAAGGGAACTTGCACTCTTGAAAACTTCCG TCCGGCACCTCCACCATCTGTGGAGGAGGTGCTTTTCACGCCACCGATAAGGTTGTTCAGTTCAACGGCTGCGGCACTTACGAGATCTCCGACTTTTAAGCAAGGCAAGCTTGTGAGATCTTGTGGTAACTGCAAGGATAACTACGGTCCCCGGAATGTTGTTACTGACAACGTTGCTGCTGTCAATGGCGGTGTTCTCTGCGGTA TCAATACTAATTATGGCGACACTGGCACCATCTCCAACGCTTGCCAGGACTCAGGCAAGAACTGCGACCTTTTCGATA ACTTCGACTACACACTGAAAGGCTTCAACAGCTTGACTGCGTTCCCATCTAGTCACCCGGTCTTCAGCAATTTCATGAAGGATGTTCAAATCAATGAAGCACAAGAGGCAATTGACCCTGTTGCAGAATTCCCTTTCGAAGATTCCTTCAAATCTGCCACCAACATCAAAAGCCGCGAAAAAGTCCCTTCTTAG
- a CDS encoding related to choline-phosphate cytidylyltransferase, producing the protein MSSPSSSSQGGKRKRNSLRAESAADLGDNGIQTSSRDASGEEGDTTAAESGRLHSRGSAVGGPIPKRQRSSSDRVLETAADHALDPGEPSDTTEASIDIAERVGRKGRKLSLRELDEEEQRRIEAMPPPPIGKLQDPAGGYKTNPPPVGRPVRVYADGVFDLFHLGHMRQLEQAKKAFPDTTLVVGVTGDHETHKRKGLTVMSAAERAETLRHCKWVDEVIEDCPWIVTPEFLDENKLDYVAHDDLPYGADEGDDIYQPIKAAGKFLVTQRTEGVSTTGLITRIVRDYEKYIARQFKRGTSRQELNVSWLKKNELDLKRHVQDLRENITNNWTTTGQELGRELKQFWPTSRPQSPARFNSAGSSEALRSPGASGTPKEFITGYALGLVGGVRGWMTKSRGNVTDSSRPPSDDESEESDTHAKSPKDSSNTPTAAAAAAAPSKL; encoded by the exons ATGTCCTCGCCATCGAGCTCATCACAGGGCGGGAAGCGCAAGAGAAACTCCCTTCGCGCGGAGTCAGCCGCTGATCTTGGTGACAATGGCATCCAGACATCCTCTCGTGATGCCTctggtgaagaaggagacACAACAGCCGCTGAGTCGGGGCGACTTCACAGCCGAGGATCAGCTGTCGGAGGCCCAATTCCTAAGAGACAGCGCTCTAGCTCGGATCGTGTCCTCGAGACAGCCGCTGACCATGCTCTGGATCCTGGCGAGCCAAGCGACACGACAGAAGCCAGCATCGACATTGCTGAGCGAGTCGGTCGCAAGGGTCGCAAGCTTTCTCTGAGGGAgcttgacgaagaggagcagcGAAGAATTGAGGccatgcctcctcctcccattGGCAAGCTCCAAGATCCTGCTGGTGGCTACAAGACGAACCCACCTCCTGTTGGCCGACCTGTTCGTGTGTACGCTGATGGAGTGtttgatctcttccatcttgg CCACATGCGACAACTCgagcaagccaagaaggccttTCCTGACACAACGCTCGTCGTTGGAGTCACAGGCGACCACGAAACACACAAGCGCAAAGGTTTGACTGTCATGTCTGCCGCTGAGCGTGCCGAAACACTCCGCCACTGCAAATGGGTCGATGAAGTAATCGAGGATTGCCCATGGATTGTTACACCCGAATTTCTCGACGAGAACAAGCTCGACTATGTCGCCCACGATGATCTTCCTTACGGCGCGGACGAGGGCGACGACATCTACCAGCccatcaaggctgctggCAAGTTCCTTGTCACACAGCGAACAGAAGGTGTCAGCACAACTGGTCTCATCACAAG AATCGTTCGCGATTACGAGAAGTACATCGCCCGACAATTCAAGCGCGGTACTTCCCGCCAGGAGCTCAATGTAAGctggctcaagaagaacgagCTGGATCTCAAGCGACATGTTCAGGACCTGCGGGAAAATATCACAAACAACTGGACCACTACTGGTCAAGAACTCGGTCGTGAGCTCAAGCAGTTCTGGCCTACTAGCCGTCCTCAGAGCCCTGCCCGATTTAACAGTGCAGGCAGCTCGGAGGCACTACGTTCCCCAGGTGCTTCTGGTACACCCAAAGAGTTCATCACTGGCTATGCTCTCggtcttgttggtggtgtccGAGGATGG ATGACCAAGAGCCGAGGCAATGTCACCGATAGTAGCCGACCCCCCAGCGACGATGAGTCTGAAGAGAGTGATACACACGCAAAATCACCAAAGGACTCATCAAACACTCCAAccgcagctgcagctgcagctgctccTTCGAAGCTATAA